A genomic window from Salvia hispanica cultivar TCC Black 2014 chromosome 5, UniMelb_Shisp_WGS_1.0, whole genome shotgun sequence includes:
- the LOC125187690 gene encoding probable pectinesterase 68 codes for MAASLNLFFSSFNFNLINITTILIILSLSLNAGNSASDNSTSGKHHHKWVGPSGHRVITVDVNGLADYPTVQEAVDAVPPNNMKNVLILIAAGCYIEKVVVPASKPYITFQGAGRERTVIEWHDRASDKGADGQQLRTYHTASVSVFANYFIARNISFKNTAPAPMPGMQGWQAVAFRISGDKAFFSGCGFYGAQDTLCDDAGRHYFKECYIEGSIDFIFGNGRSMYKDCELHSIATRFGSIAAQDRNLPDEKTGFAFLNCRVTGTGPLYVGRAMGQYSRIVFSYTYFEDVVARGGWDDWDHVSNKNKTVFFGVYKCSGPGAAAVRGVSWARELDYDTAHPFLAKSFVNGRHWISPTDA; via the exons ATGGCTGCTTCTCTTAACTTGTTCTTCTCCtccttcaattttaatttaattaatattactactattctcataattctttctctctctctaaatgcAGGAAATTCAGCTAGCGACAATTCAACTTCCGGCAAGCACCACCACAAATGGGTGGGGCCCTCCGGACACCGTGTCATCACAGTCGACGTCAACGGCCTGGCGGACTACCCGACAGTTCAGGAGGCAGTGGACGCCGTCCCTCCGAATAACATGAAGAATGTCCTCATTCTCATCGCTGCTGGTTGCTACAT AGAAAAGGTGGTGGTTCCAGCGTCCAAACCGTACATAACGTTTCAAGGAGCGGGAAGAGAGAGAACGGTGATCGAGTGGCATGATAGAGCAAGTGATAAGGGAGCAGATGGGCAGCAGCTCCGGACTTATCACACTGCTTCTGTCTCCGTTTttgctaattattttatcGCCAGAAATATTAGCTTCAAg AACACTGCACCGGCGCCAATGCCGGGGATGCAAGGATGGCAGGCGGTGGCGTTCAGAATTTCCGGCGACAAGGCCTTCTTCTCCGGCTGCGGTTTCTATGGAGCTCAGGATACTCTTTGCGACGACGCCGGCCGCCATTATTTCAAGGAATGTTACATTGAGGGTTCTATAGACTTCATTTTTGGCAATGGAAGGTCTATGTACAAA GATTGTGAGCTACATTCTATTGCAACGAGATTCGGGTCCATAGCGGCCCAAGATAGAAACTTGCCCGATGAAAAGACCGGGTTTGCATTTCTAAATTGCCGGGTCACCGGAACCGGTCCACTCTACGTGGGGCGTGCAATGGGCCAGTACTCCCGGATTGTCTTCTCGTACACCTACTTCGAGGATGTGGTCGCTCGCGGGGGATGGGACGATTGGGATCACGTCAGCAACAAAAACAA GACTGTATTTTTTGGAGTGTACAAATGTTCTGGGCCGGGAGCAGCAGCGGTACGTGGAGTGTCATGGGCCCGAGAATTGGACTACGATACGGCCCATCCATTTCTTGCTAAGAGTTTTGTCAATGGAAGGCATTGGATTTCACCTACAGATGCTTAA
- the LOC125187747 gene encoding putative glucuronosyltransferase PGSIP7, whose translation MRLILLGLVILVSCVGAAAATVHRNAYATMMYMGTPRDYEFYVATRVMLRSLRHLQVDADLVVIASLDVPSRWVQSLQEEDGAKVVSVENIKNPYSEQSEFDWRFKLTLNKLYAWKLVQYDRVVMLDADNLFLHKTDELFQCGQFCAVFINPCIFHTGLFVLQPSMAVFNDMIHELDIGRSNPDGADQGFITSYFPDLLNSPLFLSPPNGTKLDGTYRLPLGYQMDASYYYLKLRWNVPCGPNSVITFPGASWLKPWYWWSWPVLPLGIDWHRKRLQTIGYGAEMSIVLIQTVFYLGMMAVARLARPNLSKLFYRREEKSVFLIQTGFKLVALWSILAAYLVPILFIPYTIHPVIGWSLYFLGSISLSIVAVNAFLLPLLPVLMPWLGFMGALIVMAYPWYSDGVVRALSVFGYAFCSSPFLYVAFMRIVSSLQVSLDREGFMPRLGESALPSGLNKLC comes from the exons ATGAGGTTGATTTTATTAGGATTGGTGATTTTGGTTAGTTGTGTTGGTGCAGCAGCGGCGACGGTGCACAGAAATGCGTATGCTACCATGATGTATATGGGCACACCAAGGGACTACGAATTCTACGTCGCCACACGTGTCATGCTCAGATCGCTCCGTCACCTTCAAGTCGATGCTGATCTCGTCGTTATAGCATCTCTCGATGTCCCTTCCCGCTGGGTTCAATCTCT ACAAGAAGAAGATGGGGCTAAGGTGGTGAGTGTTGAGAACATCAAGAATCCTTACAGCGAGCAATCCGAATTCGATTGGAGATTCAAACTTACACTGAACAAGCTATACGCATGGAAGCTCGTACAATACGATCGAGTCGTGATGCTCGATGCCGACAACCTCTTCCTCCACAAAACCGATGAACTCTTCCAATGTGGCCAGTTCTGTGCTGTCTTCATCAATCCATGCATTTTCCACACTGGACTTTTTGTTTTGCAGCCGTCGATGGCCGTTTTCAACGACATGATCCACGAGTTAGACATCGGGAGAAGCAATCCCGATGGCGCGGATCAAGGATTTATTACAAGCTATTTCCCCGATTTGCTGAATTCacctctctttctttctcctcCAAATGGAACCAAGCTGGATGGGACTTACCGCCTTCCACTTGGATACCAAATGGATGCTTCCTACTACT ATCTAAAACTCCGGTGGAATGTGCCTTGTGGTCCGAACAGCGTCATCACCTTCCCGGGGGCATCGTGGTTGAAGCCGTGGTACTGGTGGTCGTGGCCGGTCCTCCCGTTGGGCATCGATTGGCATAGGAAGCGCCTTCAAACTATAGg ATATGGTGCAGAGATGTCGATTGTGCTTATCCAGACAGTATTTTACTTGGGGATGATGGCCGTGGCACGCCTAGCTCGGCCTAATTTATCGAAGCTTTTCTACCGTCGCGAAGAGAAGAGTGTCTTCTTGATACAAACCGGGTTCAAGTTGGTCGCCTTATGGTCGATTCTTGCTGCCTATTTAGTCCCAATTCTCTTCATTCCCTACACGATTCATCCAGTGATAGGATGGAGCCTCTACTTTCTTGGATCCATTTCACTCTCGATTGTCGCGGTCAATGCTTTCTTGCTCCCATTGCTGCCTGTTCTGATGCCGTGGCTCGGATTCATGGGAGCTCTTATTGTCATGGCCTATCCGTGGTATTCAGACGGCGTCGTTAGGGCGCTCTCTGTGTTTGGTTACGCATTTTGCAGCTCGCCCTTTTTGTATGTGGCGTTTATGAGGATCGTGTCTTCGTTGCAAGTTTCGCTTGACAGGGAAGGTTTCATGCCCAGATTGGGCGAGAGTGCATTGCCCTCTGGGTTGAACAAGCTCTGTTGA